Proteins co-encoded in one Aspergillus flavus chromosome 2, complete sequence genomic window:
- a CDS encoding DNA replication licensing factor mcm3: MDGVQLRDEAAQDRVRAAIEFLDPRDDARARSYRADIVLMLNRGLRRLIVSIDEIRAHNRELADGLLTSPFDYSQAFDRALKDVIKTIPHRPSRETADEVNYYCAYVGAFGEFSCNPRTLGSTHLNRMISLEGIVTKCSLVRPKIIQSVHYSERKDRFLSRKYRDQTMTASGATSLNVYPQEDDEKNPLITEYGYSTYMDHQTISIQEMPERAPAGQLPRSVDVILDDDLVDRAKPGDRIQLVGIYRSLGNRNANSGSSTFRTLVLANNIIQLSSKSGGGIAQATITDTDIRNINKVSKKKNVFELMSHSLAPSIYGHDYIKKAILLMLLGGMEKNLDNGTHLRGDINIMMVGDPSTAKSQLLRFVLNTAPLAIATTGRGSSGVGLTAAVTSDKETGERRLEAGAMVLGDRGVVCIDEFDKMSDVDRVAIHEVMEQQTVTIAKAGIHTSLNARCSVLAAANPIYGQYDPHKDPHKNIALPDSLLSRFDLLFVVTDDIEDSKDRMVSEHVLRMHRYRQPGTEEGAPVREQLNQTLGVGLEDNQDSNQPTEVFEKFNAMLHAGMANTGRGKKKDVEILSIPFIKKYIQYAKSRVKPVLTKGAADHIVTTYSALRNDELSGNQRRTSPITARTLETLIRLATAHAKSRLSNRVEERDAKVAESLLRFAMFKEVLEDERRKRRKVTTFDEDSESESEEDSDEEDTPAQTASATPRSSRRSGTLRTRAAANRSTTDEMDADGDDASEDGDGLYSASPRGQRLRSSQGTRTQTQSQSQMSVASSQPASQLIDSQTDTSQPQASSASASQPIQPARLTVFRQALGPLMGTRLFTTGDTADVEELIGAVNTAVRGIPSLGESHVFQRPEAIQALRAMNERNELMFLEDDETVYRI; this comes from the exons ATGGACGGAGTGCAGCTCCGTGATGAGGCCGCTCAGGATAGAGTGCGTGCCGCTATTGAATTTCTCGATCCCC GTGATGATGCCAGAGCAAGAAG TTATCGTGCTGATATCGTGTTGATGCTAAATCGAGGACTTCGGCGCTTAATA GTCAGCATTGATGAGATCAGAGCACATAACCGTGAACTAGCTGATGG GCTTCTTACTTCCCCATTCGATTATTCCCAAGCTTTCGATAGAGCATTGAAAGACGTTATCAAGACAATACCTCACCGACCTTCCAGAGAAACAGCAGACGAAGTG AACTACTACTGCGCCTATGTCGGAGCTTTTGGAGAGTTCTCTTGCAACCCACGGACCTTGGGTTCAACCCATTTGAACCGCATGATCTCCCTTGAGGGAATTGTGACAAAATGCTCTTTGGTCCGGCCAAAGATTATACAGAGTGTCCATTACAgtgaaaggaaagacaggTTCTTGTCGAGGAAATATAGGGATCAAACAATGACGGCCAGCGGAGCGACAAGCTTGAATGTTTATCcccaggaagatgatgagaagaatcCG CTCATCACGGAATACGGCTACTCGACATATATGGATCACCAAACCATCTCGATTCAAGAAATGCCAGAGAGAGCACCGGCCGGTCAACTGCCCCGGAGTGTTGATGTGATCTTAGATGACGATCTCGTGGACCGAGCTAAGCCTGGCGACAGAATTCAGTTGGTAGGAATTTACCGGTCTCTGGGAAATCGAAACGCAAACTCGGGCTCGTCGACATTCCGCACGCTTGTTTTGGCAAACAACATTATCCAGTTATCATCGAAATCCGGTGGAGGAATTGCGCAAGCCACCATTACCGACACTGATATTCGCAACATCAACAAagtctccaagaagaagaacgtcTTTGAGCTGATGTCTCACTCTCTCGCGCCGAGTATCTACGGTCACGACTATATCAAGAAGGCAATCTTGCTCATGCTGCTTGGTGGTATGGAGAAAAACCTCGATAATGGAACACACTTGCGTGGTGACATCAACATCATGATGGTTGGTGATCCTTCGACAGCCAAATCTCAGCTCCTCCGTTTCGTCTTGAATACTGCACCCTTGGCAATTGCAACAACCGGACGAGGCTCATCGGGTGTCGGTCTTACAGCCGCTGTTACGTCTGATAAGGAGACTGGAGAGCGCAGACTGGAGGCTGGTGCAATGGTTCTGGGAGACCGCGGCGTGGTCTGTATTGATGAGTTCGATAAGATGAGTGATGTGGATCGCGTTGCGATTCACGAAGTCATGGAACAGCAGACCGTTACTATCGCGAAGGCTGGTATTCACACGAGTCTGAATGCTCGTTGCAGTGTACTAGCGGCCGCTAACCCCATATACGGACAATACGACCCCCACAAAGATCCGCACAAGAACATCGCCTTGCCAGACTCTCTCTTGTCTCGTTTCGATTTGCTTTTCGTGGTGACAGATGACATTGAAGATTCCAAGGACAGGATGGTGTCCGAGCACGTCCTTCGTATGCATCGTTACCGTCAGCCTGGCACCGAGGAGGGCGCTCCAGTTAGGGAACAGCTCAATCAGACCTTGGGTGTTGGGCTCGAGGATAATCAGGATTCCAACCAGCCCACAGAGGTGTTTGAAAAGTTCAACGCCATGCTTCATGCTGGTATGGCTAACACAGGTCggggcaagaagaaggacgtTGAAATTCTGAGTATTCCATTTATCAAGAAATACATTCAATACGCCAAGTCGAGAGTCAAACCCGTGTTGACTAAGGGAGCTGCTGACCACATTGTTACCACCTACTCGGCTCTGAGAAACGATGAACTGTCTGGTAATCAGCGCAGGACATCACCTATCACCGCGCGTACGCTAGAGACATTGATTCGTCTGGCTACCGCACACGCCAAGTCCCGTTTGTCTAACAGAGTTGAAGAACGGGATGCAAAGGTTGCGGAGTCCCTTCTGCGTTTTGCTATGTTCAAGGAGGTTCTCGAAGACGAACGCCGTAAGAGGAGAAAGGTTACTACATTCGACGAGGACTCGGAAAGCGAGTCAGAGGAGGACTCTGATGAGGAGGATACTCCCGCGCAAACTGCAAGTGCCACCCCGCGGTCAAGCCGGAGAAGCGGAACACTGCGCACTCGTGCAGCTGCGAACCGTTCCACTACTGATGAAATGGACGCTGATGGAGACGATGCTTCGGAAGATGGCGACGGTTTATACAGCGCCAGTCCTCGTGGTCAACGGTTACGGTCGAGCCAGGGCACGCGTACTCAGACACAAAGCCAGTCTCAGATGTCTGTGGCATCTTCTCAGCCAGCCTCACAGCTCATCGACTCCCAGACAGACACTTCTCAGCCCCAGGCATCGTCTGCCAGTGCATCCCAGCCGATCCAGCCTGCTCGTCTGACGGTCTTCCGCCAGGCTCTCGGCCCGCTCATGGGTACACGGCTGTTTACCACCGGCGACACCGCTGACGTGGAAGAGCTCATCGGGGCTGTGAACACGGCAGTACGTGGAATACCATCTCTCGGAGAGAGCCATGTGTTCCAACGTCCTGAAGCAATCCAGGCCTTGAGGGCCATGAATGAGAGAAATGAATTGAT GTTCCTTGAGGATGACGAGACCGTTTACAGAATATAA
- a CDS encoding Spo7-like protein-domain-containing protein encodes MASASLDHLVKGSPAPANHLSSSSTSSDTLNSAPRPYPQNSSDPSSPPRPLTPDPLSTLPSSPPQIYLNLLILESSLRAQYLALRERRRQNTFFLLLLAAWITYFAYALFLRPREDGRGVGGSVYWVVEMWEKVALLGGVVTALLVWGTGQWERGVRWPRRWLAVANRGLRTMNTKIVVIRGPWWQELLSYLSFLFPFSIPLFPSPVGEFHYIERSASEKRAGGRQHHQPYYNMDMESGLVEEDLSPGGDYIRLLLLPKSFSPEFRGNWDDYRTEFWEKENERRAQLRQKLRQKERQLAQQDGGWFWWFGIGWKASQRRRAAAATTTKSADEKAHHRHSHHSSISRLSHEPKSPARRSTRSESHSRTPSRSTTPVDTDDRPPSRSSASGRPRRGSLTPNSTASGSEQGHQHRKKKSKTLSRGVSPLTQAQISEGVRTSSFSSDDSGFLAESDKVKDEQTSV; translated from the coding sequence ATGGCCTCCGCAAGCCTGGATCACCTGGTTAAAGGGTCACCGGCTCCTGCAAATCATCTTTCGTCCTCATCAACATCGTCCGACACATTGAATTCTGCTCCACGGCCGTACCCTCAGAACTCTTCCGATCCGTCTTCCCCGCCACGCCCATTAACACCGGACCCGCTGTCCACGTTGCCATCCTCTCCACCTCAGATCTACCTGAACCTGCTTATCCTAGAAAGCTCCCTTCGGGCTCAATACCTTGCGCTGCGAGAACGCCGGCGGCAGAACACGTTCTTTCTTCTACTGCTTGCTGCCTGGATCACCTACTTTGCCTACGCGCTGTTCCTCCGTCCTCGCGAAGATGGCCGCGGGGTAGGCGGCTCCGTGTACTGGGTGGTGGAGATGTGGGAGAAGGTTGCACTGCTTGGAGGAGTAGTCACCGCACTATTGGTCTGGGGCACGGGGCAATGGGAGCGTGGAGTACGTTGGCCGCGGCGCTGGCTCGCCGTCGCCAACCGCGGCCTTCGCACGATGAACACCAAGATCGTTGTGATCCGCGGTCCCTGGTGGCAGGAGCTGTTGTCCTACCtatccttcctcttccccttttCAATTCCACTCTTCCCTTCTCCGGTCGGAGAATTCCACTACATCGAACGTTCTGCGTCAGAGAAACGCGCTGGTGGTCGGCAGCACCACCAGCCGTACTAcaacatggacatggagTCGGgcctggtggaggaagaccTCAGTCCGGGAGGCGATTATATCCGACTACTCCTCCTCCCCAAGTCATTCTCTCCAGAGTTCCGCGGGAACTGGGACGACTACCGCACCGAGTTctgggaaaaggagaacgAACGGCGTGCTCAACTGCGTCAGAAATTGCGCCAGAAGGAGCGCCAACTAGCTCAGCAGGACGGTGGCTGGTTCTGGTGGTTTGGCATTGGATGGAAGGCGTCGCAGCGTCGGCGAGCCGCCGCAGCGACAACCACCAAGTCCGCCGACGAAAAAGCCCACCATCGCCATTCCCATCACTCCAGCATCTCTAGGCTCAGCCATGAGCCGAAATCGCCCGCCCGGCGTAGCACGCGCTCGGAATCGCACTCACGGACGCCGTCCCGAAGTACCACCCCCGTAGATACCGATGACCGTCCTCCGTCGAGGTCATCTGCGAGTGGCCGTCCCCGTCGGGGAAGCCTAACCCCTAATTCCACGGCATCAGGCTCCGAGCAAGGACATCAACATCGCaagaagaagtccaagaCTCTTTCACGGGGAGTGTCACCCCTCACACAAGCACAGATCAGTGAGGGTGTGCGTACatcgtctttctcttccgACGACTCCGGTTTCTTAGCAGAGTCCGATAAAGTCAAAGATGAGCAAACTAGCGTATAA
- a CDS encoding Alpha/Beta hydrolase protein — protein MASQSLESSKDDIASHQGGTPHAARGASATPPPSAWFPLGYREGFSQWWSSLPAAAAEHKVLSYLPYLQHEPPTHLQTGKTSNLPSGEPGSLQSADHSQEGEVAANSLNDPYGPRRWRSSMVELSGKNRALNEFSVERIGEEANQHLVMVHGYGAGLGFFYKNFEPLSRLKGWQLHALDLLGMGRSTRPPFRIKAKDREDAIREAEAWFVDALEEWRVKRKIDRFTLLGHSLGGYMAVAYALKYPGRLNKLILASPVGIPEDPYAMSADMPSETTMAKEFSQDQRNIAESASSVPPETIQKGDNNILLKGPPTSTAAPDQPPRRMIPKWFAYLWEANISPFSLIRWAGPLGPRLVSGWTSRRFSHLPADEAKALHDYSYSIFSQRGSGEYALAYILAPGAFARSPLIRRIQGVGRQVLQTPSSSTQEPPQAIQSSSQNLSQSDSTMALGSSLSTPVKRENGLPIIFMYGDHDWMDVKGGMAAKAKLEEEKRRVLQNATPEERQADQGSAKVVVIKNSGHHVYLDGWEEFNSLVLSEMEDVGRKDTK, from the exons atggcctCGCAATCCTTGGAATCGTCCAAGGACGATATAGCCTCCCACCAGGGCGGTACCCCTCATGCGGCTCGCGGAGCCAGCGCAACCCCGCCACCCTCAGCCTGGTTCCCACTAGGTTACAGAGAAGGCTTCAGTCAATGG TGGTCGAGTCTACCTGCTGCTGCAGCCGAGCATAAGGTTCTGTCATACTTACCCTACCTTCAACACGAACCCCCTACGCATTTGCAAACCGGAAAAACGAGTAATCTCCCAAGTGGCGAACCAGGGAGCTTACAATCGGCTGATCATAGCCAGGAGGGTGAGGTGGCGGCCAATTCACTTAACGATCCCTATGGTCCTCGGAGGTGGCGCTCCAGCATGGTCGAGCTAAGCGGCAAAAATCGAGCTCTCAACGAATTTTCTGTGGAGCGAATTGGGGAGGAAGCAAACCAACACTTGGTTATGGTTCATGGATATGGGGCCGGGTTGGGCTTCTTCTACAAGAACTTTGAGCCTCTGAGCCGACTGAAAGGGTGGCAACTACATGCGCTAGACTTGCTAGGAATGGGTCGTAGCACACGGCCGCCGTTCCGTATCAAGGCGAAAGACCGTGAAGATGCTATCAGAGAGGCGGAGGCTTGGTTTGTGGACGCCCTAGAGGAATGGCGCGTCAAACGCAAAATCGACCGCTTTACCTTGCTCGGCCATAGTTTGGGAGGTTACATGGCGGTCGCCTATGCCCTCAAATATCCAGGTCGCTTGAACAAGCTCATCCTAGCATCACCGGTTGGGATTCCAGAAGACCCATATGCTATGTCAGCAGATATGCCGTCCGAGACCACGATGGCCAAGGAATTTTCCCAGGATCAACGCAACATCGCAGAGTCGGCTTCATCAGTACCACCGGAGACAATCCAGAAAGGTGACAACAATATCCTCCTAAAGGGCCCGCCGACAAGTACTGCTGCTCCCGATCAGCCTCCCCGACGAATGATTCCCAAGTGGTTTGCCTATCTGTGGGAGGCCAACATTTCTCCCTTCAGCTTGATTCGCTGGGCGGGTCCCCTAGGCCCGCGACTTGTATCGGGCTGGACATCCCGACGATTTTCGCATTTGCCTGCGGATGAGGCCAAGGCTCTCCATGATTACTCATATTCGATATTCAGTCAACGGGGCAGTGGAGAGTATGCTCTCGCATACATTCTCGCCCCTGGTGCCTTTGCACGCAGCCCTCTAATCCGGCGCATTCAAGGGGTGGGAAGACAGGTGCTTCAGACGCCCTCATCCTCTACGCAGGAACCTCCCCAAGCCATACAGTCATCTAGCCAGAATTTGTCCCAGTCCGACTCTACCATGGCTTTAGGCTCATCTTTGTCGACGCCCGTCAAGCGCGAAAATGGCCTCCCCATAATCTTCATGTATGGCGATCATGACTGGATGGATGTTAAAGGTGGAATGGCAGCAAAAGCTAagcttgaagaagagaagcgtCGGGTGCTTCAGAACGCAACACCGGAAGAGCGACAGGCGGACCAAGGCTCGGCCAAGGTTGTGGTCATTAAGAATTCGGGCCACCATGTCTATCTAGATGGATGGGAAGAGTTTAACAGCCTGGTTCTGTCCGAGATGGAAGATGTTGGTCGCAAGGATACAAAATAA
- a CDS encoding cut9 interacting protein Scn1 has protein sequence MAHQETQDGTGFPWDIGVFDAHCHPTDTMSSIAEIPRMRATTLTVMATRGEDQELVHQTAATLTGGQLPSLPGQSIGRVLPCFGWHPWFSHQILDDMGKTETEVTSASDKKQAHYSNVLTPPPADTFISALPNPKPLSQLISETRERLLNHPAALVGEIGLDRAFRLPQAWTQHEKEGRDPQMTPGSREGRALSPHRVQLEHQKAVLEAQLRLAGELQRPVSVHSVQCHGAVFDLFKKLWTGHERKKPSRRERARRHSAADAHTQSDAEEEQQNLTMAKESPLPFPPRICMHSYSGPVEPLKQFLNPSNPSDVYFSFSAVINFNGPSPQKIVEVIKALPDDRILIESDLHTAGQQMDDLLEEVARQICELRGWGLRQGVQQLAENWKKFVFG, from the coding sequence ATGGCACATCAGGAAACTCAAGATGGGACAGGTTTTCCCTGGGATATTGGGGTGTTCGATGCCCATTGTCATCCCACCGATACTATGTCATCCATTGCGGAGATTCCTAGAATGAGGGCAACCACGCTCACAGTCATGGCTACTCGGggagaagaccaagaactAGTACACCAGACTGCTGCAACTCTCACAGGTGGACAGTTACCATCCCTTCCGGGACAAAGTATTGGACGTGTGCTACCTTGCTTTGGCTGGCATCCTTGGTTTTCCCACCAGATTCTTGACGATATGGGGAAGACAGAAACCGAAGTCACATCGGCATCTGACAAGAAACAGGCGCACTATAGCAACGTCTTGACTCCACCACCAGCGGATACTTTTATATCAGCTCTACCTAACCCCAAACCACTTTCGCAGCTTATCTCAGAAACACGCGAGCGGTTGCTAAACCATCCCGCCGCTCTTGTGGGAGAGATTGGCCTTGACCGTGCTTTTAGACTTCCCCAAGCCTGGACGCAGCATGAGAAGGAGGGTCGTGATCCACAGATGACCCCCGGGTCTCGCGAAGGTCGAGCCCTTTCTCCCCATAGAGTTCAGTTAGAACATCAAAAGGCAGTGCTAGAAGCTCAGTTGCGCCTGGCGGGAGAACTCCAGCGGCCCGTCTCTGTACACAGCGTTCAGTGCCACGGAGCAGTATTTGATCTTTTCAAGAAGTTGTGGACAGGCCATGAGCGAAAGAAGCCGTCGAGACGGGAGAGGGCACGGCGTCACAGTGCTGCAGATGCCCACACGCAGAGTGATGCGGAGGAAGAGCAACAAAACTTGACCATGGCCAAAGAGTCACCGCTTCCTTTCCCGCCAAGAATCTGTATGCATTCGTATTCAGGTCCCGTTGAACCTCTAAAGCAATTCTTAAATCCGTCAAACCCTTCAGACGTGTATTTCTCATTCTCCGCTGTGATCAACTTCAACGGACCGTCGCCCCAAAAGATCGTCGAAGTCATCAAAGCCTTACCGGATGACAGGATCCTCATAGAAAGTGACTTGCACACCGCTGGGCAGCAGATGGATGACTTGTTGGAAGAAGTCGCTCGGCAGATCTGCGAGTTGCGTGGATGGGGTTTGCGCCAAGGTGTTCAACAGCTTGCCGAAAATTGGAAGAAATTCGTGTTCGGTTGA
- a CDS encoding acetamidase regulatory protein, producing MSSTAHNSQPSTGNGVTKRKSGSAACIHCHRRKVRCDARIVGLPCSNCRSAGKADCRIHEKKKRLAVRSILDPVPIRCRPPPDSDSTPKLLPSTPIQPNAFTTAFRGVQPDVTSPVAAGAQIIQSPHSSYTNGNHLSNNRGSQPITETQTFTRQPGADRSMELENNADLEKRLVKLIDEEESGSREIQRGVRAIYVGHELSNMSFLIRQQRDKDDDVYHFAGNEIPRRQLRTGHDQLLMDALTLPEPALADELVEAYFMHVNPGYPIIEEDLFMTQYRNRDPADPPPILLLQAILLVGAHVTRPKAERDALKEIFFRRVKWLFDSRIERNRDIMVQAALLMTWHSDSADDDVAANAHYWVGVAARIATGLGMHRNPVSSKFVPRDRRMWRRLWYILVQFDVMVSLSYGRPQAINLEDSDVSPLTPSDFEGCGSRVQAEYVIHFSELCTMISYIVRERFGLRVSAERRKAALQEADEALANWSLKLPDSLRLRASDMDPWSAMLHLTYNNFLILLHRPHPRASAYSDDYGPHDAEICSAAAGVIASIFEELRLNDRLKFLWYSGVHTLFTAMIQVRVELRFSNPVLAINALRRFDSASYSLRELAEYWSHANTILRLFQDSKRLQEDLRMATSERPRRFSTHDQNKNTTNPSNPHPTPTPNLNSNTTIQSAQTEPRPPYEVPTPESPRMPPTTMSPHQNQPFDSWIPSSHLASVDPIDQPREFLDWRQLFSFTDPDQSVLPVPMEGLPELEDEWRQIYWQETPMSDLLQDGGWMHG from the exons ATGTCCTCCACCGCGCATAACAGCCAACCATCCACCGGCAATGGTGTGACTAAACGCAAGTCAG GCTCCGCAGCCTGTATTCACTGTCATCGGCGCAAAGTCCGATGCGATGCTCGCATTGTCGGCTTACCTTGCTCGAATTGTCGCTCTGCGGGAAAGGCCGATTGCCGCATccatgagaagaaaaaacgCCTGGCTGTGCGCTCCATTCTTGATCCAGTCCCCATTCGCTGTCGTCCGCCCCCTGACTCCGATTCTACTCCCAAGCTATTACCGTCCACACCTATCCAGCCGAATGCCTTCACAACTGCCTTTCGGGGCGTCCAACCCGACGTGACGAGTCCTGTCGCAGCCGGTGCCCAAATCATTCAATCACCACACTCCAGCTACACCAATGGTAACCATCTATCCAACAACCGTGGTTCCCAACCGATTACGGAAACCCAAACCTTCACTCGCCAACCGGGTGCCGACCGGTCCATGGAACTAGAAAACAACGCAGATTTGGAGAAGCGACTCGTGAAGCtgattgatgaggaggagtCTGGCAGTCGAGAAATCCAAAGGGGTGTGAGGGCAATCTATGTTGGTCATGAACTTTCGAATATGTCATTCTTGATCCGGCAACAGCGAGATAAAGACGACGATGTGTATCACTTTGCGGGCAATGAAATTCCTCGACGGCAATTGAGAACAGGTCATGACCAGCTCCTTATGGATGCCCTCACACTGCCAGAACCAGCCCTTGCTGATGAGCTGGTAGAGGCGTACTTTATGCACGTAAACCCAGGGTATCCCATTATTGAGGAGGATCTGTTTATGACTCAATATCGTAATCGTGACCCCGCCGATCCGCCTCCAATATTACTTCTCCAAGCCATTTTGCTTGTCGGGGCCCATGTCACACGTCCAAAAGCAGAGCGAGATGCGCTGAAGGAAATCTTCTTCCGTCGTGTCAAATGGCTATTCGACAGTCGTATTGAACGCAATCGTGATATTATGGTTCAAGCTGCATTGCTCATGACATGGCACTCGGACAGTGCTGATGACGACGTAGCGGCTAATGCCCACTACTGGGTGGGAGTAGCTGCTAGAATCGCCACAGGCCTTGGTATGCACCGTAACCCGGTATCTAGCAAATTTGTACCTCGCGATCGCCGGATGTGGAGAAGGTTATGGTACATTCTGGTCCAATTTGATGTGATGGTGTCATTGTCATATGGCCGACCACAAGCTAT CAACCTTGAGGACTCAGATGTCTCCCCTTTGACCCCTTCTGACTTTGAAGGGTGTGGTTCTCGAGTGCAAGCTGAGTATGTTATTCACTTCTCAGAACTGTGTACAATGATCTCGTATATCGTGCGAGAACGATTTGGGTTGAGAGTCAGCGCTGAGCGCCGCAAAGCCGCCTTGCAAGAAGCAGACGAAGCCCTAGCGAATTGGTCCCTCAAGCTGCCAGACAGTTTACGCTTACGAGCCTCCGATATGGATCCGTGGTCTGCCATGCTTCATCTGACATATAACAACTTCCTGattcttcttcatcggccACATCCAAGAGCTTCCGCATATTCAGACGACTACGGTCCGCATGACGCAGAAATCTGCAGTGCAGCCGCTGGAGTCATCGCTTCCATATTCGAGGAACTCCGCCTCAACGACCGGCTGAAGTTTTTGTGGTACTCTGGAGTGCATACGCTCTTCACAGCAATGATTCAAGTTCGGGTGGAACTTCGATTCTCAAATCCTGTCCTCGCAATCAACGCCTTGCGCCGCTTCGACTCGGCCTCATATTCTCTCCGTGAACTTGCGGAGTATTGGTCTCACGCCAACACCATCTTAAGGTTATTTCAAGACTCTAAACGACTCCAGGAGGACTTGCGAATGGCTACCAGCGAAAGACCAAGACGATTCAGCACACATgatcaaaataaaaacacaACTAATCCCTCTAATCCTCATCCCACCCCCACCCCGAATCTCAATTCAAATACCACTATACAGAGCGCCCAGACCGAGCCGCGACCTCCATACGAAGTTCCTACCCCTGAATCTCCGCGTATGCCCCCAACCACCATGAGTCCACATCAGAACCAGCCATTCGACAGCTGGATCCCGTCTAGCCATCTGGCTTCTGTGGACCCAATAGACCAACCTAGAGAGTTCCTGGATTGGCGACAGCTCTTTTCCTTTACTGACCCGGATCAGTCCGTTCTTCCCGTTCCCATGGAAGGATTGCCAGAGTTAGAAGATGAATGGCGCCAAATATATTGGCAGGAAACTCCCATGTCTGATCTTCTCCAGGATGGAGGATGGATGCATGGATAA
- a CDS encoding histone-fold-containing protein, whose product MSSTSPSKEPEVEPEVQSGEEQEQMDKEQQDQAQNQGEFEVKEQDRWLPIANVARIMKLALPDNAKIAKEAKECMQECVSEFISFITSEASEKCQQEKRKTVNGEDILFAMTSLGFENYAEALKIYLSKYRETQSARGEHQNRPTSSGYASGGPVGGVSSAPGGRPATAGGFPDAADNTNSIMNPSLDPTEQDPSAYGYPPMVGQPHNGTAGDSY is encoded by the exons ATGTCGTCGACCTCTCCTTCGAAAGAACCTGAAGTGGAACCTGAAGTTCAATCGGGTGAAGAGCAGGAACAAATGGACAAGGAACAACAAGACCAGGCACAGAACCAGGGAGAGTTTGAAGTGAAGGAGCAGGATAGGTGGTTACCCATTGCCAATG TTGCCCGCATCATGAAATTGGCCCTGCCGGACAATGCCAAGATTGCAAAAGAAGCCAAGGAATGTATGCAAGAATGTGTGAGCGAGTTCATCTCATTCATTACCAGTGAAG CGTCCGAGAAGTGCCAACAGGAAAAGCGCAAAACCGTCAATGGAGAGGACATCCTGTTTGCCATGACCTCGCTGGGTTTTGAAAACTATGCGGAAGCCCTTAAAATCTATTTGTCGAAGTACCGTGAG ACCCAATCTGCGAGGGGTGAGCATCAGAACAGGCCAACCAGCAGCGGATACGCCTCTGGCGGACCGGTCGGAGGCGTAAGCTCTGCTCCAGGAGGACGTCCGGCAACCGCGGGAGGATTCCCCGATGCTGCTGATAACACCAACAGCATCATGAATCCAAGCTTAGATCCCACTGAACAAGATCCCTCTGCCTATGGGTACCCGCCCATGGTGGGCCAGCCGCACAATGGAACGGCTGGCGATTCCTATTAA
- a CDS encoding putative prefoldin subunit 2: protein MASQQQVNPKRQQELQLQYSNYKNTLQQMAQKIGDIEQEAEEHKLVIETLEPLPEERKCFRMVNGVLVERTIKDVLPTLKTNSDGLKQVLEELLKQYKSKQTELDNWKVSLFSIAVRDLTEVSIGE, encoded by the exons ATGGCCAGCCAACAGCAAGTAAACCCTAAGAGGCAACAGG agctccagctccaatacTCGAATTACAAAAACACACTGCAACAGATGGCGCAGAAGATTGGAGATATTGAGCAGGAAGCTGAGGAACATAA GCTTGTCATCGAGACACTCGAACCCCTCCctgaagagagaaagtgtTTCCGCATGGTGAATGGTGTTCTGGTTGAGCGGACAATCAAAGACGTCCTACCCACGTTGAAGACCAACTCCGATGGCCTGAAGCAAGTGTTGGAAGAGCTGTTGAAGCAATACAAGTCTAAGCAGACGGAACTGGACAACTGGAAGGTTAGTTTATTTTCGATCGCTGTTCGAGATTTAACAGAGGTCTCCATTGGGGAATGA